cattttgccccaaatttcacaattcatataattcagtccttgctcaattaacccctcaattaatataattttctcaattaatacttttcctaaacattataagttatttcataactattgaaattcataatttccacataaaactctaacttcaaactcttttacaattaggtcccaaacattcactttctattcaattatttcaataaaatcaacatataaacaatttaaagctctaattccatgccaaatcatcatataattccagcacatatgcatagaaactttcaatttctttcataaaataaaaaactaatgaattcaacaagtggacctagttgtaaaagtcacaaaaacacaaaaatttcaagaaataatcgagaattgaacttacttgcagtaaaaatatgaaaaaaaaatcttaagggaactcttccatggtgtttttgctgatgataatacagaaaaataaagaggaatctagataattccactttagtcctagctttattaagtaaattttgcaattttgcaattttgcccttaattctccttattttcttgctgattcatgcccttgccgtccagcccaaatagaacttgggtctattttccttttaaaccctctttcttttatcaattaagctatttaatcatttcccacaattttacatttgatacaatttagtcctttttgttcaattaactatcagaaatttaaaatttcttgacgaaacttcaatactaacatattaacactccataaatatttataaaaatatttatggctcgatttaaaatttttgaggtctcgatacctcattttcgattctaattattttaatatttatttttagtacactattcactatttcaaaatttttcctaacttcacatttaacttatactcactaaattaataatatttcctactcatttttcggatttagtgatctcaaatcactattccgacaccactgaaaattaggctgttacaactctccctccttttaggaatttttgtccccaaaaatcttatcagAAGAAATTGCTTTCAACACTCATGAAACACTTTTACTAACTTCTCAGAATCACAATTCGGTTTAatctagaatatatatatatatatatatattttaatcaccTTTGAACTCTAGAATAAATGTTGGAACTTATTGTCAAAATTCTAAATTATCCTTTTAGGAACACATATACTTAGCTGATCTGTCAAATAAAAATTCTGTACCTACTGAAATGATCATACGGATCTTTCTTTGGCAAATAATTAACCACAATCAAATAGCATCTTATTTTTTTCAGAAAGAATGACAATTCCGATACAAAATCTATGGCAAATTCTATCTCACAACTTACTCGTCTCATCACTGACTGTATTAGTACTAGATACAATTGATTTCTCGTCTTTTACCTGTTAACAAATCAATGTCTGAATATGAAtccaaaatatcattgaacacaTACAATCACTAGCATAACTAACTCATATAACTGCACATTTTATCTTTCTTGGATGAGCAGACTAACTACTCCATAAACTTCGGATTCATCTGTACATACATTCTTTCTCAagataacaataataacaaaaatcaTGTTCGACCtaaaattcaacatcagaagtaaATTCGTTCCAAACTCATTTAGATTACCACccattatcacatttctgagcttcttAGTTTCACAAAGAAAACCCCACTTTAGCATTTAACTTGGTTGAAAtcaaatcatcatcaaataaagCCAATCATGTAGTCAACATTCACAAAATAATCAAGATTTTCCAATACGTATATAATGTAGAGTAACAACCCGTATAAACAGAATAATAGCTTTACATGAATCTCACCATTTACTTTTATCTTCAACGTAACAGAATAGTATaacaaagaaaaatgaagaagtcCTAATCATAATTTAATCAGACCAACGATGctctcatcaaatattttagttagctagcattctcatacaataagaatttcatcagaaaacGAATAGCCACATATTCCTCTAACTAATTCTGTCATCCCTAATCCCATAATATTTCATTCATTAacaaaaatcaattcaaaagaaTTTTCCGGTAAGTACACTTTTTAGACATCATATCTGAATAAGTCAATTTACTGAAATTAGCTTCTTCTCTAATCATGACATTGCATATCTCGAATGATCTTTAAAACATTCTAATACCTTTTCCCAGAACTGTATATACAACTAATTAAGAGGGCTTTTAACACACTTTTTGGTTTTGGCAACCTGACAAGCTTTGAACCTCCAGAAAGCAGGAAAGAAAATGTTAGCTATGGCAATCCTCCATATAATGGTGAAAGTAACTTTAAACAAAGAAAAACAATACAACTAGAAGAAAaggaaaactttttttttttaaaactctaaTAAAACCCTAAAAATCTTAAGGTCTTCCATAGAGTAGTGGCTTCACTGAAAAGAATGATAATCTAAAAATTCTTTGGATGATGTTGGTTTAATGAGTGAGTCAAAGAAAtagtaattgaattataaaagcTGTGTATTCAAAGTTGAaaccaatttcatgttttgtttgtTGTGCTATAATATAAGCTCAAGGAGCCATTTAGTTTAaacaaagtttagggaaaaaaatCCTAAACAATAGAAGTATAAGAAGCATAGAGAAAATGAAGGAATTTAGAATATGATATTGGAACTTACTCTAGTAGAGGTGAGAGCATCGGTGAAGGAGTAGGTTAGAGCGCAGAGGTCAGAGAGTAATATTTTTGGCATAATGATAAATtcgtttatattttttttgtcaatttggctcttatttttttttagttaaatttgggcCGTTAATCTTTTGTAAAAGAGTCCAATcgcttttttttttaatgaaaatattgagTAAACCATTATTTTTTAATGTTGTCGACGTGGCAACTCGCATGGCAATTCATGTATACATCATGTTAACATAACATTATTTGTCTTATATGTCCCGTAAAAtataattcaaaaattataaaaaacaaaGAAtagatcaaaattaaaattaaaaaaattcataaaattaaaaaaaaaaagcatagaGTACATCCGGATTATCATGCAAGCtatcatgtttagaaatttaatattttagttagtCTTCtcgttaaaaaaatcattttggcTCTTTTTCAAAGGttaattgttaaatttagctTGTTTTAAAAGGTCAAAagccaaatttaacaaaaaaaataaaaataaaaatcaaattgaaaaAGACATAAACGTTAAAAGCTAAATCTAAAAATAtcccaatattttatttttacttttgaaTAATTGGTGAGGATTACCCAATTTTAAGGGTAAGTTTTTTTCTAGAAAAAATCAAAGggaggaaaaatttgaaaaatgtttttccaaaaatattttatttgaaacaaaGATATTCTCactctttttcatttttaaagaaaaaaaaatctatttcCTAAAACTAAAtgaatcttttttttttgaaaccggTTGAAGGGGATCAGTTCTTCTACGAGAAGTCTTCGAAGTATCATCTTTAGGAATGCTGATTCGATCTCTCAACAGCAGAAGATATTGTTCTCTAAGGAGGGTTTTGTCCCCCTTCGGTTAGAATCGTATACGGTTCACAAAGGGGGTCGCCTTGACTAGTATACCCTAATAGGTGACTTATATTATATAAGTAAAGAGTTTGAATCCCATCAAGAGTGAACCACTCACGTCGCCTCTTGGTGGGTGATTATACATCCATATATAGTTGAGGCACTTTTAATTCTGTGAACTAAGTCCTTAAGATAGTTGCTCACAGCATGCTAACTCTCGACAAAGTATAGGAGGCAAAACCCTGTCCCAAGGGACAAGACCTTTCATTGTTGACCGTTCAGATTGGTGTACAAAAACTACATTTCAAAGACTTTTTTAAAGAATCAATTCAGTCGTCAACAAAacccaaattatacatatttataatACATCATTCAAATAGATAATAAGTAACCtttgattttttttccaaaaatgaaTAGAACTGACCAAAACCAAGAAAAAAGTACAAGAAAGGAAAAATTGTAGAGACGAGGGAACAAGAAGATTGATGGTAAACAAATTACGACTAACACAAACAGCCAAAGAAGTTTCAGACAAAACTTAAATTGGTTACAACAAAATATGTTTAGTCTCCACCCCCATTGTTAAACAGCCATAACTTCTGAAGATACAGATTCCAGACATCGGTTTCGTCGCTTTTCGCATAACAAGTTTTCGTATACCTTTGTCAAGATTTAGCAACAAATCAAGACTATTTACTGTATTTGTATTCATTCTGTAAGAATACTTCAAACTCAGTGGACTATACTAAAGCAGTCACATAAAATATTGACCTAGCATGGTTGATAATATTAAATTGTCAAAAGtaaactttttttttctaaatatgtGACGATTTAGTATCGATGACTTAAATTGTATCAGCATTTTACGATTCAATTACTGAAAAGACGAAAAATAGTCTTGGATTATGTTAAattgttagaaaaaaaaaattctttttcgtCACAGTTTATGTTTTGAGATTAGCGAAGAGTTTAAAGTTGTGAACTTCACTTTACTAAACTAGGATTATTTATATGATTTCAAGTTCCAAAAAGTTGTGTTCCAACGGATGAGTTGGCCATGGCAAAAGTGGCAGCGATAGTAGGGAAAGAGTTGCAATTGAGGGAATGGGTGCCTAACCTTATCGGCCGGGGAGAAAAGCAACCCTATTTTGCACACAAAATGAGGAGATTTAAGGTTGTTAAACCAGCGGTCCCCATTACCCAAATTTGAGAGCAGCCATGAGCATGAAAGGAGAGACATGTGATCCACAAAGCaactttttttttggggggggggggggaccaAGCTAAGCTTGGCGTCAAATTTGATTATTCTTCTTTGCCACTAAACGTGGATGTAACTCAAATTTCCATTTTTCAATGCTTATCCCTTTTCACCTTTAAATTCCTTATCTCCTTTCTATTCGTAATGATAAAAATCACTaatgttgaaatttttatgttgaaTCCTTAAACAATCTTTTATTAAAAAACTCTTctcataaaaatatgaacaaTGAATAATAAATGGATTCATATTATTTTCTGTATAAAAAAAAGATTGCAATAGGAGAATTAGAAGAAGCTATACAAATTAGAATTCTGTATTACTTTTTAGAACAAAAAAAGTTTATTGGATTGAATATTTCTAGAAATAGAAGAATATGTATAAATAAAGTGTGATTTCATCATATTCTAGTGCATGAAACTATGAGGGGATGCAAAGATGCCAATCACATTGATTAATCATTAAAAAATGTGTAGAAAAAGAAAGTATATGTGATGCATAGTATAGAGGCTGACTCTGGTTTTGGTGGAAACTTGTGAATGGATGACGTTGTAAGCTTAGCAACATGTGGTCCACCATCATGAAAGTAGTAACAATCAAAGCCCACTGAGCATTGGGAATGGGCTCCTGAACGTGCATTTGTGGAACTTTGCTATCCTCCAATTTGGCATGGGACTCCACCCTACAGTTTCTGCTCTTCTTCACATGGCTCTAACCTTTTCACCCTACCATGTCCTACTATGCCTTTCAAACCTAGCCAAAATGGCAGGTTCTGGTAATGGTTACCACTGGTGTCCCATCTTTGGGGGATTTAAATTTGGTTCAATAACCCGAATCtattaatttgttaattttattatataatataaatggTGATTGAATTTATTAGGCAGAAATGGTTGTATTAGTGGGAAATTGAAGGGAAAGCACTTAAAAACAAGGTCTCCCATCAAATATTAATCAGGTGGGGTACAAAAGATGTATCTCCCAAAATAATTGGCTGATGCCACGTGTCCTGACAGCAGGGCTAATTAAATAATCGTCACGGCAGTCCACGTGAGTAGACTGTTTCATTAaagatatattaaatttaaaggtTACTTTTTAACGGaccttaattaaaaaaaaaaaactaaagaatattatttttattctaaaaCCCAACTTTGGATAGTTTTTAAGTGAATGAGCTTTTGTCTTTTTAACAGCAGCAGGAGGAAGAGAGAAAGCGCTGATGACCCCAAACTTGTTGTTATGGAGGCGGCGGTGGTGGGAGGGATGTTAGAATGAAGGCGGTGACAGTGATTATGGCAGTCGTGGCGCCAGCGTTACCAATGACGTGACCATCTTAGGATTCCCGCTAATAAAAAGAAAAGTTGGCACCTTtcctttacaaaaaaaaaaaaaaaaaagaaaccaaatAAAGCATTTCTAATAATTTCTTTCATTCTGATTTGATCTTTATTTTTCAGGTTTGTGGTGTTGATTGAACTGTGGGTCCCTAAGATTGTTGGGATGCATCTGGGATGATTCAGTTCTGGCTTTGATTAGAACCGGTTGGCTTTGAGTTGACCTccacattttttttcttcatctTGGAATCTCAAGTTTTAAGCTTTTCCGGTCGATGATTCAGGTAAAAAAtacccatttttttaaaaattgatgtCTATTTATTGGTTATTGATCTTGAGGTTTTCTTTATCTCGTGTTTTCTGGgtgataaattttatttattgagTTTGATTTTATGTGAATTTGCTTATGGTTGAGCTGAGATTTGAATAGTgaagaaaaattgaaaaaaaaaaaaagaagagaatattTTATGGTGTTTGATATGATATACTATTATTGTCAGTTGAATATTGAGAAATTGAATTTGATGTGCTTATAAGAAGATGTCACTGAAGAGTATTATGCGAGAGTTAAAGGAACTGAAAGATGGGATTGGGAACATGTCAAAGAGGGGAGATCAAAGCAAGCTGTGGCGTAGCCGGACTAGATCCCATGTTGCTCCTGATGAAGCACCATTGGAATCTCAACTCTCAGAACAAAGCCCCTGGGCCAATCTACCACCTGAATTGCTATTGGATATCATCCAGAGGGTCGAAGAGAGCGAGACAGCTTGGCCTGCTCGAGCTGTCGTTGTATTTTGTGCTGCAGTTTGTAGGTCTTGGAGGGAAATTACAAAGGAGATTGTGAAGACTCCGGAGCAGTGTGGACGACTCACATTTCCTATCTCATTGAAGCAGGTTAAACACTCTCCTATTAAATATGGCATTTTGCTCCCTATACAATAAACTGCTGGAGCCTTCAAGTTCAGAAAGTAGCTACAAAACTTTGCACGGATATATTGGTTGTATGCATCTTTGTCTTTGTCaggcttaaataatagtatagataaatCTAAAGTATATATTTTCCTAACCTTCTGTGTCTGCACACATTCAGTAATAACTCACATGTTGGTGTCTTTAAGTAATGTTCTTCCATTTAAACGTTTATCTATATCTTCTCTTTGTGCTCATGAACAGCCGGGTCCTCGTGAGTCTCCAATTCAGTGCTATATTAGAAGGGACAGAACAAGTTCTACATTTCTTTTGTTCTATGGTCTGGTGCCTTGTAAGTCATCTTGTTTTTAATGTCCTTAGTTACTATTattaattatgaatttaaaaatatgtaCCTTTATATCTTTCTTTATTATCTGAAAAAAAAAGCCTCAAATCAAAATGTTAGTGTGGCATCTTAGGTTTCTTTGAATAACCTAAGATGCCAGTCTATCTGTTTTGGTTGGAGAACTCTGAAACatagtttattatttattttggaagCAACTTTGTGACATAATCAGGGTTACTCAGCTCTGTAGTGTGAAGCTTCCTCACTTTTTATCAGGTGTTCACTTGTGTTGCTTCTGTGATTTACAGCTGAGGGAGAGAGTGATAAATTGTTGTTGGCAGCAAGAAAGGTTAGAAGGGCCATATGCACGGACTTTGTTATATCATTGGTTGCAGATGATTTTTCTAGGGCGAGCAATACGTATGTTGGTAAACTAAGGTAAGTCTCACCTTTAAGTTTCTTATGCTTGTCTGATTATTCTCTCATGGCTATACATATTGTGATTTCTTTTCAGGTCAAATTTTTTGGGTACCAAGTTCACTGTATATGACAGTCAATCTCCATGTGACTCAAGGATCCAATCTACTGCTCGACCGAGACGTAGATTCCACTCTAAGCAGGTGTCTCCAAGATTACCTGCATGCAACTATATCATTGGTACAGTTACTTATGAGCTCAATGTTCTGCGGACACGAGGACCAAGGAGAATGCATTGCATCTTGCACTCAATTCCTGTATCTGCTATTCAAGAAGGAGGCACTGCTCCAACACCATCAGCTCTCCCCCAATCCTTAGATGAACAACTTTCTCCCTTGCATAGTTCAAAAGGAAAGGAGCCGATTGTAGACACCATCTCCCCAAGCATCCGAGCCACACCAGTATTCTCCCCAGGCTCACGAGAACCATTAGCCCTTAAAAACAAGGCTCCTAGATGGCATGAACAGTTACAGTGCTGGTGCCTTAACTTCAAGGGGCGTGTGACGGTGGCCTCTGTTAAGAATTTCCAGCTGGTCGCAGCTGTTGAGCCATCACATAATGTATCACCTGAAGAGCAAGAGAAGGTAATCTTACAGTTTGGTAAAATCGGCAAAGACATCTTCACAATGGATTATCGATACCCTCTATCTGCTTTTCAAGCCTTTGCAATCAGCCTAAGCTGCTTTGACACCAAACCTGCTTGTGAATGATCACCATAGGTTGGGGATCTGCATCATTGATGTTGCCATAGATTATCAAGTACCCCTCTTTCAATGCCATCGCAATCTACAAAGTAGCTTTACGCGAGCTGGCATATGGATGCCAGTATCTCG
This window of the Gossypium arboreum isolate Shixiya-1 chromosome 12, ASM2569848v2, whole genome shotgun sequence genome carries:
- the LOC108479745 gene encoding tubby-like F-box protein 5 isoform X3, encoding MSLKSIMRELKELKDGIGNMSKRGDQSKLWRSRTRSHVAPDEAPLESQLSEQSPWANLPPELLLDIIQRVEESETAWPARAVVVFCAAVCRSWREITKEIVKTPEQCGRLTFPISLKQPGPRESPIQCYIRRDRTSSTFLLFYGLVPSEGESDKLLLAARKVRRAICTDFVISLVADDFSRASNTYVGKLRSNFLGTKFTVYDSQSPCDSRIQSTARPRRRFHSKQVSPRLPACNYIIGTVTYELNVLRTRGPRRMHCILHSIPVSAIQEGGTAPTPSALPQSLDEQLSPLHSSKGKEPIVDTISPSIRATPVFSPGSREPLALKNKAPRWHEQLQCWCLNFKGRVTVASVKNFQLVAAVEPSHNVSPEEQEKVILQFGKIGKDIFTMDYRYPLSAFQAFAISLSCFDTKPACE
- the LOC108479745 gene encoding tubby-like F-box protein 2 isoform X1 encodes the protein MIQKMSLKSIMRELKELKDGIGNMSKRGDQSKLWRSRTRSHVAPDEAPLESQLSEQSPWANLPPELLLDIIQRVEESETAWPARAVVVFCAAVCRSWREITKEIVKTPEQCGRLTFPISLKQPGPRESPIQCYIRRDRTSSTFLLFYGLVPSEGESDKLLLAARKVRRAICTDFVISLVADDFSRASNTYVGKLRSNFLGTKFTVYDSQSPCDSRIQSTARPRRRFHSKQVSPRLPACNYIIGTVTYELNVLRTRGPRRMHCILHSIPVSAIQEGGTAPTPSALPQSLDEQLSPLHSSKGKEPIVDTISPSIRATPVFSPGSREPLALKNKAPRWHEQLQCWCLNFKGRVTVASVKNFQLVAAVEPSHNVSPEEQEKVILQFGKIGKDIFTMDYRYPLSAFQAFAISLSCFDTKPACE
- the LOC108479745 gene encoding tubby-like F-box protein 5 isoform X4, whose translation is MIQSIMRELKELKDGIGNMSKRGDQSKLWRSRTRSHVAPDEAPLESQLSEQSPWANLPPELLLDIIQRVEESETAWPARAVVVFCAAVCRSWREITKEIVKTPEQCGRLTFPISLKQPGPRESPIQCYIRRDRTSSTFLLFYGLVPSEGESDKLLLAARKVRRAICTDFVISLVADDFSRASNTYVGKLRSNFLGTKFTVYDSQSPCDSRIQSTARPRRRFHSKQVSPRLPACNYIIGTVTYELNVLRTRGPRRMHCILHSIPVSAIQEGGTAPTPSALPQSLDEQLSPLHSSKGKEPIVDTISPSIRATPVFSPGSREPLALKNKAPRWHEQLQCWCLNFKGRVTVASVKNFQLVAAVEPSHNVSPEEQEKVILQFGKIGKDIFTMDYRYPLSAFQAFAISLSCFDTKPACE
- the LOC108479745 gene encoding tubby-like F-box protein 5 isoform X2, with the translated sequence MIQMSLKSIMRELKELKDGIGNMSKRGDQSKLWRSRTRSHVAPDEAPLESQLSEQSPWANLPPELLLDIIQRVEESETAWPARAVVVFCAAVCRSWREITKEIVKTPEQCGRLTFPISLKQPGPRESPIQCYIRRDRTSSTFLLFYGLVPSEGESDKLLLAARKVRRAICTDFVISLVADDFSRASNTYVGKLRSNFLGTKFTVYDSQSPCDSRIQSTARPRRRFHSKQVSPRLPACNYIIGTVTYELNVLRTRGPRRMHCILHSIPVSAIQEGGTAPTPSALPQSLDEQLSPLHSSKGKEPIVDTISPSIRATPVFSPGSREPLALKNKAPRWHEQLQCWCLNFKGRVTVASVKNFQLVAAVEPSHNVSPEEQEKVILQFGKIGKDIFTMDYRYPLSAFQAFAISLSCFDTKPACE